From one Burkholderia latens genomic stretch:
- a CDS encoding OpgC domain-containing protein, whose amino-acid sequence MSVNASPAVQPPSGRGGRLIEVDFFRGIVLLMIVVDHIGASVLSRVTLHTFALCDAAEVFVFLGGFATASAYGAIADRHGARAAQRRFVRRAMQIYRAFLATSTLMLVVSAVLDHYGIDAPNLALDDVSVMLASPLTGAAELLTFQRQPYLASVLPMYVLFALASPVIVPFARRHPWLLVAFSASSWLAAGWLGPELLDTDSFRWSFNPFAWQLMFVAGVLARCQPFYRHVALGRWGAAATGVACAIVLGCASYKLFSGLPVPEGMLKRDLALPRIVSFAAVAWLMADCVRYGWIARVARAVQPVVAVGRRGLICFVAGAAISLVIDSLLHPVANGAQLRHIGVGLAADACAVGLMMAVAGSGTWFARWRGAPA is encoded by the coding sequence ATGTCGGTGAACGCATCGCCTGCCGTCCAGCCTCCGTCCGGACGTGGCGGCCGCCTGATCGAAGTCGATTTCTTTCGCGGCATTGTGCTGCTGATGATCGTCGTCGATCACATCGGCGCGAGCGTGCTGTCGCGCGTGACGCTGCACACCTTCGCGCTGTGCGACGCGGCCGAAGTATTCGTGTTTCTCGGCGGCTTCGCGACCGCGAGCGCGTACGGCGCGATCGCCGACCGTCACGGCGCGCGCGCCGCGCAGCGCCGCTTCGTGCGCCGTGCGATGCAGATCTATCGCGCGTTTCTCGCGACGTCGACGCTGATGCTCGTCGTTTCCGCCGTGCTCGACCATTACGGGATCGACGCGCCGAACCTCGCGCTCGACGACGTCAGCGTAATGCTTGCGTCGCCGCTCACGGGCGCGGCGGAACTGCTGACGTTCCAGCGCCAGCCGTACCTCGCGTCGGTGCTGCCGATGTACGTGCTGTTCGCGCTCGCGTCGCCGGTGATCGTGCCGTTCGCACGCCGCCATCCGTGGCTGCTCGTCGCATTCAGCGCGTCGTCGTGGCTCGCGGCCGGCTGGCTCGGCCCCGAGCTGCTGGACACCGATTCGTTCCGCTGGAGCTTCAATCCGTTCGCGTGGCAGCTGATGTTCGTCGCCGGCGTGCTCGCGCGCTGCCAGCCGTTCTACCGGCACGTCGCGCTCGGCCGCTGGGGCGCCGCGGCAACCGGCGTCGCATGTGCGATCGTGCTCGGCTGTGCGAGCTACAAGCTGTTCTCGGGCTTGCCGGTGCCGGAGGGCATGCTCAAGCGCGATCTTGCGCTGCCGCGCATCGTGAGCTTCGCCGCGGTCGCATGGCTGATGGCCGACTGCGTGCGTTACGGCTGGATCGCGCGCGTCGCGCGGGCCGTGCAGCCCGTGGTCGCGGTCGGCCGGCGTGGATTGATCTGCTTCGTCGCGGGCGCGGCGATTTCGCTCGTCATCGATTCGCTGCTGCACCCGGTCGCGAACGGCGCGCAGCTGCGGCACATCGGCGTGGGCCTTGCGGCCGACGCATGTGCGGTCGGGCTGATGATGGCCGTGGCCGGTTCGGGAACCTGGTTTGCGCGCTGGCGCGGCGCGCCCGCGTGA
- the rarD gene encoding EamA family transporter RarD encodes MTGYPEAGRGIALSVIASTLFALMSAYAKLLAPLTGLDIFAWRIVWTAPGALALIALRGRWPALVELVRRSARDWRLLAALPASAALLGLQLWLFLWAPLHGRMLEVSLGYFLLPLTMVLVGRFYYHERLDPLQWMAVACAALGVAHEVWATRAFAWPTLVVALGYPPYFVLRRRINADSLAAFALEIALLCPVALAMVSASPTPVADHPLLWAALLPGLGVLSTLALASYLKASRMLPMALFGILGYVEPVLLVAVSLLLLGETLSVAQLATYGPIWIAVALTAWHSAMLMRRLPARS; translated from the coding sequence ATGACGGGGTATCCGGAGGCGGGGCGCGGGATCGCGCTGTCGGTGATCGCATCGACGCTGTTTGCACTGATGTCCGCATACGCGAAGCTGCTCGCGCCGCTCACCGGGCTCGACATTTTCGCGTGGCGCATCGTATGGACGGCGCCGGGCGCACTCGCGCTGATCGCGCTCCGCGGCCGCTGGCCGGCCCTCGTCGAACTCGTGCGGCGCAGTGCGCGCGACTGGCGCTTGCTGGCCGCGCTGCCCGCAAGCGCGGCACTGCTCGGCCTGCAGCTGTGGCTGTTCCTGTGGGCGCCGCTGCATGGGCGCATGCTCGAAGTGTCGCTCGGTTACTTCCTGCTGCCGCTGACGATGGTGCTCGTCGGCCGCTTCTACTATCACGAGCGCCTCGATCCGCTGCAGTGGATGGCCGTCGCCTGCGCGGCGCTCGGCGTCGCGCACGAAGTGTGGGCGACGCGCGCGTTCGCGTGGCCGACGCTCGTCGTCGCGCTCGGCTATCCGCCGTATTTCGTGCTTCGCCGCCGGATCAACGCGGATTCGCTGGCCGCCTTCGCGCTTGAAATCGCGCTGCTGTGCCCGGTTGCGCTGGCGATGGTGTCGGCGAGCCCGACGCCGGTCGCGGATCATCCGCTGCTGTGGGCCGCGCTGCTGCCGGGGCTCGGCGTGCTCAGCACGCTCGCGCTGGCGAGCTATCTGAAGGCGAGCCGAATGCTGCCGATGGCGCTGTTCGGCATTCTCGGCTACGTCGAGCCGGTGCTGCTCGTCGCGGTGTCGCTGCTGCTGCTCGGCGAGACGCTGAGCGTCGCGCAGCTCGCCACCTACGGTCCGATCTGGATCGCGGTCGCATTGACCGCGTGGCACAGCGCGATGCTGATGCGGCGTCTGCCCGCGCGCAGCTGA
- a CDS encoding acylphosphatase: protein MSRNELDERIETYYVRVRGVVQGVGFRHATVREAHALKLRGWVANLEDGSVEAMIQGPGAQIDRMLAWLRHGPPSARVTEVTFEERQIEKRFERFQQQ from the coding sequence ATGAGCCGCAATGAACTGGACGAACGGATCGAGACCTACTACGTGCGGGTGCGCGGTGTCGTGCAGGGCGTCGGTTTCCGTCACGCGACGGTGCGCGAGGCGCATGCGCTGAAGCTGCGCGGCTGGGTCGCGAATCTCGAGGACGGCAGCGTCGAGGCGATGATCCAGGGCCCCGGCGCGCAGATCGACCGGATGCTCGCGTGGCTGCGCCACGGGCCGCCGTCAGCGCGCGTGACCGAAGTCACGTTCGAGGAGCGCCAGATCGAAAAGCGCTTCGAGCGCTTCCAGCAGCAGTAA
- the hpnA gene encoding hopanoid-associated sugar epimerase encodes MTDTTRDLVLVTGASGFVGSAVARIAQQKGYAVRVLVRPTSPRTNVADLDAEIVTGDMRDEQSMRAALRGVRYLLHVAADYRLWAPDPDEIERANLEGAVATMRAARAEGVERIVYTSSVATLKVTSAGDPSDENRPLTAEQAIGVYKRSKVLAERAVERMIADEGLPAVIVNPSTPIGPRDVKPTPTGRIIVEAALGKIPAFVDTGLNLVHVDDVAHGHFLALERGRIGERYILGGENLPLQQMLADIAQMTGRKAPTIALPRWPLYPLALGAEAVAKFTKKEPFVTVDGLRMSKNKMYFTSAKAERELGYRARPYRDGLRDALDWFGSAGYLK; translated from the coding sequence ATGACTGATACCACCCGCGATCTCGTTCTCGTCACCGGCGCGTCCGGTTTCGTCGGCTCGGCCGTCGCACGCATCGCGCAGCAAAAGGGCTATGCGGTGCGCGTGCTGGTGCGCCCGACCAGCCCACGCACGAACGTCGCGGATCTCGACGCAGAGATCGTCACCGGCGACATGCGCGACGAGCAATCGATGCGCGCCGCGCTGCGCGGCGTGCGCTACCTGCTGCACGTGGCGGCCGACTACCGGCTGTGGGCACCGGATCCTGACGAAATCGAGCGTGCGAACCTCGAGGGCGCGGTCGCGACCATGCGCGCCGCACGCGCGGAAGGCGTCGAGCGGATCGTCTACACGAGCAGCGTCGCGACGCTGAAGGTCACGAGCGCGGGCGACCCGTCCGACGAGAACCGGCCGCTGACCGCCGAGCAGGCAATCGGCGTCTACAAGCGCAGCAAGGTGCTGGCCGAACGCGCGGTCGAGCGGATGATTGCCGACGAAGGGCTGCCGGCCGTAATCGTCAACCCGTCGACGCCGATCGGCCCGCGCGACGTGAAGCCGACGCCGACGGGCCGCATCATCGTCGAAGCGGCGCTCGGCAAGATCCCGGCGTTCGTCGATACGGGGTTGAACCTTGTGCACGTCGACGACGTCGCGCACGGCCACTTCCTCGCGCTCGAGCGCGGCCGGATCGGCGAGCGCTACATCCTCGGCGGCGAGAACTTGCCGCTGCAGCAGATGCTCGCCGACATCGCGCAGATGACGGGCCGCAAGGCGCCGACGATCGCGCTGCCGCGCTGGCCGCTCTATCCGCTCGCGCTCGGCGCGGAGGCCGTCGCGAAGTTCACGAAGAAGGAACCGTTCGTGACCGTCGACGGGCTGCGGATGTCGAAGAACAAGATGTATTTCACGTCGGCGAAGGCCGAACGTGAACTCGGCTACCGCGCGCGTCCGTATCGCGACGGGTTGCGCGACGCGCTCGACTGGTTCGGCTCGGCGGGCTACCTGAAATAA
- a CDS encoding phage tail protein produces MNLNDQIDSLNAGVDQLLHDHHAAQQAARSAEAFARAAAAEAQAAAARHAAAEAEAQAAAQRHTAAAADAEAAQQRHADATAAAEAAAQRHNEAAAQAEAAVQRHAEATALTEALAQRHADAEAASQRHAAAIAEAEAAAQRHHAAAVEADAAAQRHAAAAAAAEAAAKRHAEATAEAEAATQRHAAAIAEAEALAQRHTQAIADAEAAARRHAEATAEAEAIARRHTEAIAQAEAAAQRHADATAEAEAVKQRHTDAIAQAEAAAERHAKAIADAEALVEAVVKDAATHTASVAGAGTTTAVAAEVVAPAVETAADPATHLPEPAPAEQAAAASADAVADVVATSAADTGAASEVAAPADAADAPAEKSTLQVARPSQNELTLSINGQSITLHPEQLGQLIEELAHARASMQPEPPPGIPAGWRFVTTKNPMMAVQKQSNGDRLLVARHTGYGWVPFTFSPDVVIQMYMMLTQR; encoded by the coding sequence ATGAACCTGAACGATCAGATCGATTCGCTCAACGCGGGCGTCGATCAGCTCCTCCACGATCACCACGCCGCGCAGCAGGCGGCACGCAGCGCTGAAGCGTTCGCGCGCGCCGCTGCCGCAGAAGCCCAGGCCGCAGCCGCGCGTCACGCGGCCGCCGAAGCCGAAGCACAAGCCGCCGCGCAGCGCCACACGGCCGCAGCCGCCGACGCCGAAGCCGCGCAGCAGCGCCACGCGGACGCCACCGCCGCGGCCGAAGCCGCCGCCCAACGCCACAACGAAGCCGCCGCGCAGGCCGAGGCCGCGGTCCAGCGGCACGCCGAAGCAACCGCGCTGACCGAAGCGCTCGCGCAGCGTCACGCCGATGCGGAAGCGGCGTCGCAGCGCCATGCCGCCGCGATCGCCGAAGCCGAGGCCGCCGCGCAACGTCATCACGCGGCCGCCGTCGAGGCCGACGCGGCCGCGCAGCGCCATGCGGCAGCCGCAGCGGCGGCGGAAGCCGCCGCGAAGCGCCACGCGGAAGCCACCGCCGAGGCCGAGGCCGCGACGCAGCGCCACGCAGCCGCGATCGCCGAAGCCGAGGCACTCGCGCAGCGGCATACGCAGGCGATCGCCGACGCCGAGGCAGCCGCCCGGCGCCACGCGGAAGCCACCGCCGAAGCGGAAGCGATCGCGCGCCGTCACACCGAAGCGATCGCGCAAGCCGAAGCGGCCGCGCAACGCCACGCGGACGCGACCGCGGAGGCCGAAGCCGTCAAGCAACGTCACACCGATGCGATCGCGCAGGCCGAAGCGGCCGCCGAGCGTCATGCGAAGGCGATCGCCGACGCGGAAGCGCTGGTCGAAGCGGTTGTGAAAGACGCGGCAACGCACACGGCAAGCGTGGCAGGTGCGGGGACCACAACCGCAGTCGCCGCCGAAGTCGTCGCACCGGCTGTCGAGACGGCCGCGGATCCGGCGACGCACCTGCCTGAACCTGCACCAGCCGAACAAGCCGCCGCTGCATCGGCCGACGCGGTCGCCGACGTCGTCGCGACGAGCGCCGCCGACACCGGCGCGGCGAGCGAAGTCGCCGCGCCCGCCGACGCAGCGGACGCGCCCGCGGAAAAGTCGACGCTGCAGGTCGCGCGCCCGTCGCAGAACGAACTGACGCTGAGCATCAACGGGCAATCGATCACGCTGCATCCGGAACAACTGGGCCAGCTGATCGAGGAACTCGCGCACGCGCGCGCGTCGATGCAGCCGGAACCGCCGCCGGGCATCCCGGCGGGCTGGCGCTTCGTGACGACGAAAAACCCGATGATGGCCGTGCAGAAGCAGTCGAACGGCGATCGCCTGCTGGTGGCGCGCCATACCGGCTACGGCTGGGTGCCGTTCACGTTCTCGCCGGACGTCGTGATCCAGATGTACATGATGCTGACGCAGCGGTAA
- a CDS encoding glycosyltransferase, with protein MMLAMTFLVSGLSLLIWIVLLVARGGFWRARPAGALPPQARGAAAEAGWPAVVAVVPARNEVDVIGAAATSLLEQDYPGEFHLIIVDDHSDDGTADAARAAALAINRADRLTVLSAKPLPAGWSGKVWAQSQGIAAVRTLGLPADYLLLTDADIGHPPDAVTQLVTRAQAEQRDLVSLMVRLRCDSFWEKALIPAFVFFFAKLYPFSWINNPRNRTAGAAGGCMLVKRSALEEAGGIESIRGALIDDCSLAAQIKHRGSGRHPIRLDLAERSVSLRPYDSWRDIWNMIARTAFTQLHYSPLLLAGTLLGMTIIYLAPPVAALAYGARAWPAWLAWASMCTAYAPMLRYYRRSPLWAPALPLVALFYVGATFASAWRYWRGKGGQWKARVQAPVER; from the coding sequence ATGATGCTTGCCATGACTTTTCTGGTGTCCGGCCTGTCGTTGCTGATCTGGATCGTGCTGCTCGTCGCGCGCGGCGGCTTCTGGCGCGCGCGGCCGGCGGGGGCGCTGCCGCCGCAGGCGCGCGGCGCCGCGGCCGAAGCCGGCTGGCCGGCCGTCGTCGCCGTCGTGCCGGCGCGCAACGAGGTCGACGTGATCGGCGCCGCGGCGACGTCGCTGCTCGAGCAGGACTATCCGGGCGAATTTCACCTGATCATCGTCGACGACCACAGCGACGACGGCACCGCCGACGCCGCGCGCGCGGCGGCGCTCGCGATCAACCGCGCGGACCGCCTCACGGTGCTGTCGGCGAAGCCGCTGCCGGCCGGCTGGTCGGGCAAGGTGTGGGCGCAGTCGCAGGGCATCGCGGCGGTGCGCACGCTCGGGCTGCCCGCCGATTATCTGCTGCTGACGGATGCCGACATCGGTCATCCGCCCGACGCCGTGACGCAGCTCGTCACGCGTGCGCAGGCCGAGCAGCGCGATCTCGTGTCGCTGATGGTGCGGCTGCGCTGCGATTCGTTCTGGGAAAAGGCGCTGATTCCCGCGTTCGTGTTCTTCTTCGCGAAGCTTTATCCGTTCTCGTGGATCAACAATCCGCGCAACCGGACGGCCGGCGCCGCCGGCGGCTGCATGCTGGTCAAGCGCAGCGCGCTCGAGGAGGCGGGCGGCATCGAGTCGATTCGCGGCGCGCTGATCGACGACTGCAGCCTCGCTGCGCAGATCAAGCATCGCGGCAGCGGCCGTCATCCGATCCGGCTCGACCTGGCCGAGCGCAGCGTGTCGCTGCGTCCGTACGACAGCTGGCGCGACATCTGGAACATGATCGCGCGCACCGCGTTCACGCAGCTGCACTATTCGCCGCTGCTGCTCGCGGGCACGCTGCTCGGGATGACGATCATCTATCTCGCGCCGCCCGTGGCCGCGCTCGCGTACGGCGCGCGCGCGTGGCCGGCGTGGCTCGCATGGGCGTCGATGTGCACCGCGTATGCGCCGATGCTGCGTTATTACCGCCGCTCGCCGCTGTGGGCGCCCGCGCTGCCGCTCGTCGCGCTGTTCTACGTTGGCGCGACCTTCGCGTCGGCGTGGCGCTATTGGCGCGGCAAGGGCGGTCAGTGGAAGGCGCGCGTGCAGGCGCCCGTCGAGCGCTGA
- the ispH gene encoding 4-hydroxy-3-methylbut-2-enyl diphosphate reductase: MRVILAQPRGFCAGVVRAIEIVDRALQQHGAPVYVRHEIVHNRHVVENLRNKGARFVEELDEVPHGAVAIFSAHGVAQTVERDAETRGLDVLDATCPLVTKVHVQGRQYVASGRRLILIGHAGHPEVEGTIGQIPAEVILVQSEAEVDTLTLPVDTPVAYVTQTTLSVDDTRGIIEALQRRFTDIVGPDTRDICYATQNRQAAVRELSGQVDVLLVVGATNSSNSNRLREIGTESGVPSYLVADGSEVKAEWFAGVQTVGLTAGASAPEEMVEDVIGALRALGPVEVTTMAGREEKVEFKLPAKLTQAVAREV, encoded by the coding sequence ATGCGAGTCATCCTTGCCCAGCCCCGCGGCTTTTGTGCGGGGGTTGTCCGTGCGATCGAAATCGTCGATCGCGCGCTGCAACAGCACGGCGCGCCGGTCTATGTGCGTCACGAGATCGTGCATAACCGGCATGTCGTCGAAAATCTGCGTAATAAAGGGGCACGATTCGTTGAGGAGCTCGACGAGGTGCCGCATGGCGCTGTCGCGATCTTCAGCGCGCACGGGGTCGCCCAGACGGTCGAGCGCGACGCCGAGACGCGCGGGCTCGACGTGCTGGACGCCACGTGCCCGCTCGTCACGAAAGTGCACGTGCAGGGCCGCCAGTACGTCGCGTCGGGCCGCCGGCTGATCCTGATCGGCCATGCGGGCCATCCGGAAGTCGAGGGCACGATCGGCCAGATCCCGGCCGAGGTCATCCTCGTGCAGAGCGAGGCGGAAGTCGATACGCTGACGCTGCCGGTCGACACGCCGGTCGCATACGTCACGCAGACGACACTGTCGGTCGACGACACGCGCGGCATCATCGAAGCGCTGCAGCGCCGGTTCACCGACATCGTCGGCCCGGACACGCGCGACATCTGCTACGCGACGCAGAACCGCCAGGCCGCCGTGCGCGAACTGAGCGGCCAGGTCGACGTGCTGCTGGTCGTCGGTGCGACGAACAGCTCGAACTCGAACCGCCTGCGCGAGATCGGCACCGAAAGCGGCGTGCCGAGCTATCTGGTCGCCGACGGCTCGGAAGTGAAGGCCGAATGGTTCGCGGGCGTGCAGACGGTCGGCCTGACCGCCGGCGCGTCGGCACCCGAGGAAATGGTTGAGGATGTGATCGGCGCGCTGCGCGCACTGGGGCCCGTCGAGGTCACGACGATGGCGGGCCGTGAAGAAAAAGTCGAATTCAAGTTGCCGGCGAAGCTTACGCAAGCTGTCGCCCGCGAAGTTTAA
- the hpnH gene encoding adenosyl-hopene transferase HpnH: MSIPLLQQVRVGAYIMRQHLSGNKRYPLALMLEPLFRCNLACNGCGKIDYPDPILNQRLSVQECLEAVDECGAPIVSIAGGEPLLHKEMPEIVKGIMKRKKFVYLCTNALLMEKKMDDYEPNPYFVWSVHLDGDKEMHDHSVSQEGVYDKAVAAIKEAKRRGFRVNINCTLFNDAIPERVAKFFDTLKPIGVDGITVSPGYAYERAPDQQHFLNRDKTKNLFREILKRGEGGKRWSFSQSSLFLDFLAGNQTYKCTPWGNPARTVFGWQKPCYLVGEGYVKTFKELMEDTNWDNYGVGNYEKCADCMVHCGFEATAVMDTIAHPLKALRVSKKGIKTDGPFAPDISIANQRPAEYVFSRHVEIKLEEIQRAGKGKLQKPAKPAAAA, translated from the coding sequence TTGTCTATTCCGCTGCTCCAGCAAGTCCGCGTCGGCGCATACATCATGCGCCAACACCTGTCCGGCAACAAACGCTATCCGCTCGCGCTGATGCTCGAGCCGCTGTTCCGCTGCAACCTCGCCTGTAACGGCTGCGGCAAGATCGACTATCCGGACCCGATCCTGAACCAGCGCCTGTCCGTCCAGGAATGCCTGGAAGCCGTCGACGAGTGCGGCGCGCCGATCGTGTCGATCGCCGGCGGCGAGCCGCTGCTCCACAAGGAGATGCCGGAGATCGTCAAGGGCATCATGAAGCGCAAGAAATTCGTGTACCTGTGCACGAACGCGCTCCTGATGGAAAAGAAGATGGACGACTACGAGCCGAATCCGTACTTCGTTTGGTCCGTCCACCTCGACGGCGACAAGGAGATGCACGACCACTCGGTGTCGCAGGAAGGCGTGTACGACAAGGCGGTCGCGGCGATCAAGGAAGCGAAGCGCCGCGGCTTCCGCGTGAACATCAACTGCACGCTGTTCAACGATGCGATCCCCGAGCGCGTCGCGAAGTTCTTCGATACGCTGAAGCCGATCGGCGTCGACGGCATCACGGTGTCGCCCGGCTATGCGTACGAGCGCGCGCCGGATCAGCAGCACTTCCTGAACCGCGACAAGACGAAGAACCTGTTCCGCGAGATCCTGAAGCGCGGCGAAGGCGGCAAGCGCTGGTCGTTCAGCCAGTCGTCGCTGTTCCTCGACTTCCTGGCCGGCAACCAGACGTACAAGTGCACGCCGTGGGGCAACCCGGCTCGCACCGTGTTCGGCTGGCAGAAGCCGTGCTATCTGGTCGGCGAAGGTTACGTGAAGACCTTCAAGGAACTGATGGAAGACACGAACTGGGACAACTACGGCGTCGGCAACTACGAGAAGTGCGCGGACTGCATGGTCCACTGCGGCTTCGAAGCCACCGCGGTGATGGACACGATCGCGCATCCGCTGAAGGCGCTGCGCGTGAGCAAGAAGGGCATCAAGACCGACGGCCCGTTCGCACCGGATATCTCGATCGCGAACCAGCGCCCGGCCGAGTACGTGTTCTCGCGCCACGTCGAAATCAAGCTCGAAGAAATCCAGCGCGCCGGCAAGGGCAAGCTGCAGAAGCCGGCGAAGCCGGCAGCGGCGGCTTAA
- a CDS encoding DOPA 4,5-dioxygenase family protein codes for MAAIDTTAIDSWHAHVYFDAASRDAAWAFRVVVEERFGAIIELGRFHERLVGPHPAWSYQIAFDAAHFDAIVPWLVLNHGGLDIFLHPNTDDELRDHRDSAVWIGKSYELNLGALGG; via the coding sequence ATGGCTGCCATCGACACCACCGCCATCGACAGTTGGCACGCACACGTCTACTTCGACGCCGCGAGCCGCGACGCGGCCTGGGCGTTTCGCGTCGTCGTCGAAGAACGATTCGGCGCGATCATCGAACTCGGCCGCTTTCACGAGCGCCTCGTCGGCCCGCATCCGGCGTGGTCCTATCAGATCGCGTTCGACGCCGCGCATTTCGACGCCATCGTGCCGTGGCTCGTGCTGAATCACGGCGGACTCGACATCTTCCTGCATCCGAACACGGACGACGAACTGCGCGACCATCGCGACAGCGCAGTGTGGATCGGCAAGTCGTATGAACTGAATCTCGGCGCGCTCGGCGGCTGA
- a CDS encoding nuclear transport factor 2 family protein — MTHADPDAQRIHHHWHAAVVARDLDALMSLYADDAILETPLIVVTLPEHGSGVLHGKASIAAFFAAGLRNPGSGLGRWYRTGLFFSNGRQLTWEYPRETPEGDQVDLVEVMDLRDGLIAHHRVYWGWVGVNALRNVTPAAARI; from the coding sequence ATGACACACGCCGACCCCGATGCGCAACGCATCCATCACCACTGGCACGCCGCCGTCGTCGCACGCGATCTCGACGCGCTGATGTCGCTGTACGCGGACGACGCGATCCTCGAAACGCCGCTCATCGTAGTCACGCTGCCGGAGCACGGCTCGGGCGTGCTCCACGGCAAGGCTTCAATCGCCGCGTTCTTCGCGGCCGGCCTGCGCAATCCGGGCAGCGGACTCGGGCGCTGGTATCGAACCGGGCTGTTCTTTTCGAACGGCCGGCAGCTCACTTGGGAATATCCGCGCGAAACACCGGAAGGCGATCAGGTCGATCTCGTCGAAGTGATGGATCTGCGCGACGGCTTGATCGCGCATCATCGCGTCTACTGGGGTTGGGTTGGCGTCAACGCGCTGCGCAACGTCACGCCCGCGGCGGCCCGCATCTGA
- the trhA gene encoding PAQR family membrane homeostasis protein TrhA, which translates to MHAGERFNSISHLVGAVLSVAGLVALVTMGALDRDPYKIVSFSVYGAMLILLYGISTAYHSVRNPRLKAILQKCDHSAIYLLIAGSYTPFTLVTLRGPWGWSLFGVSWGLAAFGIAQELTLGRRTRIVSMVLYVLMGWLALVAIRPLIHALPPVGAVWLVAGGVIYSAGIYFFINDERIRHGHGIWHLFVLGGSLCQFVSVAMYVA; encoded by the coding sequence GTGCATGCCGGTGAGCGTTTCAACAGCATTTCCCATCTCGTCGGTGCCGTGTTGTCGGTGGCGGGGCTGGTCGCGCTGGTGACGATGGGCGCGCTCGACCGCGACCCTTACAAGATCGTGAGCTTCAGCGTGTACGGCGCGATGCTGATCCTGCTTTACGGGATCTCGACGGCCTATCACAGCGTGCGCAATCCGCGGCTGAAGGCGATCTTGCAGAAGTGCGACCATTCGGCGATCTATCTGCTGATCGCCGGCAGCTACACGCCGTTTACGCTCGTCACGTTGCGTGGCCCGTGGGGCTGGTCGCTGTTCGGCGTGAGCTGGGGGCTCGCCGCATTCGGGATCGCGCAGGAGCTCACGCTGGGCCGGCGCACGCGCATCGTGTCGATGGTGCTGTATGTGCTGATGGGCTGGCTCGCGCTCGTCGCGATCCGCCCGTTGATCCATGCGTTGCCGCCGGTCGGTGCCGTGTGGCTCGTGGCCGGCGGCGTCATCTACAGCGCGGGAATCTACTTCTTCATCAACGACGAGCGGATTCGCCACGGACACGGTATCTGGCACCTGTTCGTGCTGGGCGGCAGCCTGTGCCAGTTCGTCAGTGTCGCGATGTATGTCGCGTGA
- a CDS encoding YbdD/YjiX family protein → MFSDLGSDLRSAGRYLGQALRLMVGVPDYDTYVAHMRETHPDREPMTYEEFFRERQNARYGSGAGKCC, encoded by the coding sequence ATGTTCAGCGATCTCGGCAGCGATCTGCGCAGCGCAGGGCGTTACCTCGGGCAGGCGTTGCGGCTGATGGTAGGCGTGCCCGACTACGACACCTACGTCGCGCACATGCGCGAAACCCATCCAGACCGCGAGCCGATGACGTATGAGGAATTCTTCCGCGAACGTCAGAACGCCCGGTACGGATCGGGGGCAGGGAAGTGTTGCTGA